The genomic segment ATTCATTATAAATATCGACTTTCTAGCTGCATCTCATAAGATTTTTCAAAGTTCTATTTATTTCAAATAAAAATAGGCCAACCATTTCTATTTATTACTCTATGGTTGACCTATTAGTATATTAGATATATCTTAAAACTTACTTGTATTTTCTAATACTTTCAGATTTGAGATTCCATTATTATAACTCTAAAATAAAAGCCTATCTCTTTGCATCTGAATGCTAATCTTATTTCTACATTCCTCATAATCGTTAGATTTTATCTTTTTTAACTCATAGTAATCAAAACTCTCTATAGTATCTTTAGGCGCGAAATTAAAGATTGCTATAATCCAAGCTTTAGCATTCTGTTTTAACTTAACAAATAAGTTTCCTATTCTATTTTTATTCTTCATCTTTATCTTACCTCTACTAATTCAAAATTTCATTCCGTATTTTTTATAATTCCTTTCCTTGAATACTCCCTAAATTCTGTTTCATGATATCCCATTTAACTCACTCCTTCTTTAATATTTTTAAAGTTTTGAAACAGCTTGTTTAATAATAAACTAGCACCACAATAACAGTTTACTCTTACCACAAATTGAATGATATGTAAAAAATGATTATAATTAAACTTTCTTAATTTCAGCTCTTTAATTTAGAATCAACAAAAAAACTGCTGAAAATAATTTTTAACGCAATATCCAACTATAATTATTTAGATATTGAGTCATATATTATTTACAACAGTTTCTTTATAGGATATTTGTACCCTGCAAATCCTTTTATATTATAAATATGAACTTTGTTTTTACTTAACCTTGCTTTTTAGCACTCTACGTGCTGATTCTAATTTTTCATTATTTAACTTAAATATAATTTTTCTTATGCTATCATCTGAAAGATTATATGCCTCTGCAATATCAAAAACTCTTTCGCCTTTTATTAATTTTTCTGATAAATTTATCTATCCCTAATAAATTTGTTAACTCTTTCAAATGTTGGCATAGCTTCTTGAGCTCCTAGTGCGGTTGTTGAAATAGCGCCTACTGCATTTCCAAATATTACGCATTCTTTAAGTTCTTTTTCTTTTGCTAGGGCAAAAGCAAATCCTGCATTAAAAGAATCTCCCGCTGCTGTTGTATCTATTGCATCAACAGTAAATCCCGGAACTCTAGTACATTTATATTTCTTAATAATTGCAGCCCCATCACTACCTAACTTTGCAACTATAACTTTTACTCCCTTATCAAATAATGTTTGTGCCGCTTCTGCAAAATTTTCTTCACTATTTATCTTTCTTCCAATTAAAGTCTCCAACTCCGTTTCATTAGGTGTTAAATAATCCACATATTTAAAAATTTCATCAGGAAGATCTACCGCTGGTGCTGGATCAAGTATTACTGTCTTACCTTGTTTTTTTAGTTTTTTCATAGTTGCAATTACTGTTTCTAATGGAATTTCTAATTGAAATAAGAATATATCTGCTCTCTCAATCAAACTCCATTTGCTTTCAATATAATTTATATCAACTTCTGCATTAGCTCCTGGAACAACAATTATATTATTCTCTCCATTATTACTTACTTGTATCACTGCTACTCCAGAGGACATACCTTTTTCAATACTTACTCCATCATACTTAACATTATTATTTCTTAAAACTTCTAAATATCTTGTTCCATATATGTCTCCCCCTATTTTTCCTACCATAAGCACATCTGATCCCAATCTACCTAGTGCTATTGCTTGATTCCCACCTTTTCCTCCTGGAAATGTATTAAATTCTTTCCCCATGATAGTCTGTCCTGCCAAAGGAAAATTTTCTACTGTAGTTACTAAATCCATATTTAAACTTCCAATTACACATAGACTTTTCATATAATACGCTCCTCTTCCTATATCAAATTAAAACGAAATATATTTCTAATTTAAATCTAGTGTTATTATATCATAATTTCTATTCCTAAAAACTTCACTAACTCAGTACATATTTCAACATTCCAATAATCTTGTATTACTCCTATTAAAATTTCTAAAGTTCGCTTAAACCCTAAACTTAGAAACAACGTTTGATAACTCACTTGAAATGTTAGCCAAAGTTGTAGCAGATGCAAAGAATTCTTCTTGGGTTGCTAGCTGTTCTTCCACTATTGCAGATATATCTGTACTTCCTTCTAGTGATTTATTTGAAATTTCACATATATTCTTAGATATTTTTTCAATTGCACTTATTTCATTAACCATTACTAAAATTTCTCCTGAAATATTTTTTATTTCACCGTCAACATCATTGTTTGACTCCACAATATTCTTAAATGCTCCTTCAACTTCTAAAACTTTCTCCGAGCCACTCATTACCTCATTAACCGCAATGGACATACTTTTAATCAATACATTAATATAATTTTGAATCTGAGTTAAAATTTTAGATATCTCTACAGTAGATGTTGCAGAACTTGTTGCTAGTTTACGAATTTCATCTGATACAACTGCAAATCCTTTTCCATATTCACCTGCTCTAGCTGCCTCAATAGCAGCATTTAGAGCCAACAACTCCGTACTAGCTGTAATTTTAGAAATAGTATCTAGTATCGTTTCTATTTGCGATGAATTCTCTTTTAAAATGCCAGTTACCGATTGAATATTCATAACCTGTTCCTTAATAGTGTTCATTTGATTTAACATGGATCTAACTTTCTCATTTCCACCTTCAGCTATTTTAAGAGATTTGTTGGCCGAAGATAAAACATTATTTGACTTTTCTTTTATTGTGCTATTCATTTTAATAAGTCTATTAACTGCTTCTTCAGTCCTTTTTGCTTCACTAAATTGATACTGCGAACCATCGACAGCATCTTGAGTAGATACTGCAATCTGATTAACTGCCTTGACACTTTCCTTAGCCCTATCCTTGATCATAGTAGAAGATTCATATAAATCTTTACTATTATTGATAATACCTCTAATCATAGTTCTGAGATTTTTTGTCATTTCATTAAAAGAACTTGCCAACAAAGATACTTCATCATTAGAATTTACTTTATATTCTTCTACCTGTAAGTTTCCATTAGCAATATCATCAGCTAATAGTACAATTTTATTCAATGATTTTCCTAACTTTATCGAAAAGAAAATAGCAAAAATTATGCTAAAAAAACCTATGGATACTATGAAGACAATGATTAATACTCCTGTAAAATTAGATTTTTTAGCCAAATCTGCTCTAGCTCTATTTTGTTGATCTAATTCTACTGACATATATTCCTGCATGCTATTTTGAATTAGCTTAGAAAACCTATTCATAAGTTTATTTTTTTCCACCATTTCAGTGGCATTCTTACTTTCAAAAAGTTTTATATCTTCCTCTGAATACGACTCTAACATTCTGCTTACGGCATCAAAAGATTTCAGTGCCTTCTCTCCAGATAGATTGTCTTTAATAAACTCTTGATTTTTATTAATATTTATAAACTTATCATCTATAATTTTTTTATTCTCAGCTGTTGGGTTTAATATATATTTTGATATATCCTGAGGAATTGAGTTTATTAAAATTATTATATCATTCGCCATAACGTTTTTTTCAATCATAATATTTTCTTGTACCAAGTAAGACCTCATAGTCATATAAGATGTTATTCCTACTGTAGATATTAAAAATACTATTAATGAGAAGCTTATAATAAGCTTTGATTTTATTGTTAAGGGAATTCTTCCTGGAACTGAGCCTATTTTTTTCATCTTGAAGTTTCTCCTTCCTCTTATGTCATTGATTCTATAAAATTTTCAGATTTAATATTAACTTCTAACTAATATCTATATATTATTTAATTGGTGCTCCAAAAGTATATTCATACCATTGATCAGGTGTTTGGGTTTTCAATCCAAATATAGTATCTCCGTCTTTTGTCACCATAGGTATATTAGGTGTAATAATATCATGTGGCATTGAACCATTTTTAGTGATTATATTAAGTAAGGTTCTCATTCCAATATCAGATATTAAAGGCGTGTATGGTGTATTCACTTCAAACAATCCATCTTTTACGGATGTAATTGCCTTTTTAGAATCATCAATTGATAAAAACATCATCTTTTTAGCATCCTTTCTGCTATTTAATCTATTAGCATTCTTTGATGCATCATAAGCAGCAATAGCTTCATGATCACCTGTTCCAAATACAACATCAATAGAAGGATATTCATTTAATGCTAATTGCATATTGGCAAGTGCTTCTGCTGTGTTATCATCATCATGATATGATTTTAATATATGAATATCAGGGAAATAACTTAGTACCTTAAGGAAATGACCAGTTCTATTAGCATCAGCAGTGCTTCCCGAAGGCTTTCTAAGAAGAACTACATTTGCATTTAGGCTACCTTCTTTTGCAAGTTTCCAAATTAAATACATACCACATTGAGCACCATTTGCTGGAAAATTCCCAGTAACTCTACTCGTGGTCTCCTCGAGTCCTGTCATTCTGTCAACGCTTACAACTGGTATACCTGCCTCAATTGCCCTTTTCACTGGTGCAATAGTTGTTTCTGATTCAACCATAGGCCAAGTTAAAATTCCATCCACTTTCTGCAAAACAAAACTATCAATAATATCTGCCATTCTATCGTTGTCCCATTGAGCATCTTTAACATCAACTTCGACATTTGGATGTCTTTCTGCTTCCCATTGAGCTGCATCTGCTAAACTAACATTCCATGGCTGATCAAATCCATGGATAGCAACACCAATTCTATACTTTTTATTTGAGTCTCCAACTGGTCCTGATTTTAAGGCTACATAATTTGAAAATGGTAATTTCAAATCCAGCTCACTAAATGCTCCTTTTATCTTAGTTCCATCTCCATTTGTCCATTTATAATTTCCGTAAGGCTTTCCCGTAGGATATGTACTCATATAAGTTTCAAATTTTTCATTCTTATATATATCAGTAATCTCCTTATTGGCATCTGAAAGAGGCAAATTAATAAAAAATTCTAATATATCACTATCCGATAATCCTTTGGATTTAAGACTTTCAAAAAAATCCAATGCCTCTTGTCCCTTTAAACTTCTTACCTGCTCGTACAACGGCACCAAATCTACTGATTTCTCATTTGTTACAGTTTGTGTTGGAACTTCTTCGATATAATCTTTTTGCCTATCTTCTTTTGGCTCGTTGTCAATAATTACTTTACCTGCTTGGGAACAAGCTGATAAAATACTTCCAACCAAAATTATTACTACAATGCAACTTAATTTGCGTAACCTAAAATTTAATATTCCCATTTTGACTTTCCTCCTTAGTAGGATCTAATCATATTAATAATTCAATCCTTTTAATACACTACAACTACGTAGATATCATATTTGTTAAATTTATAACAAATATGAGCCCACCTTTCTCAAAAAAACGTTTACACGACTTACATTCCTCCCCCGCAAACTATCTTTTTTAATGCAAACTTATTGTAATGTTATATTCACTATTATATTAAAATGCTCCTATAATTTCTATAATTCTACAATAATTTCAAAAATCCTTTATTTTATACTTCTTAATAAATGTTATTTTTACAGTATAATATTACTTCGGAAATTTAAGGTAAAGTATATATAATAATTATTCTTAAACATCATCTTTAAAAATAAAAAGCTCTCAACATACATTGAGAGCTTCACTTATATTAATTAAATGCTAAAAATTATTATCTTCAAAATATATATATTTGTATTCTTCTTCAAAACTTAATATAAAATTCTAAATCTCCTACAAAACTTATATTTCTAAATACCAACATTCTAAATTTATAAAATAAACTTACTACTATTATTTTAGCAAGTTCTCACATAACTTAAAATTATGTTGATCATCTTAGGTATTTTGGCATTTTAAGACATATGCTGGTGGTATATTTAACACTACCCTTTCTAGACTTATATCTTCAAAATAACTTCCTATATATCCCTTTTTAAGCAATGTATATTGAAATGTTATGAATAATCCATTCTTTTTTAATATATCTTTTGTTTTTTTCAATATTCTATTTGACATATTCTTTGGCAAACTAGCAAATGGTAATCCTGATACAACATAGTCTACTTCTTTAATATTGTATTCTTTTAAATATTTATCTACATTTTCAGCTGAGTCATTTACTATTATAACATTATTATATTCACCATACTTTTCCTCTAGTTCTCTGCAGAATTCTTCATTATATTCTACGAGCATTAACATCGTATGATCCTTTATTTTTTTCATTAGTCTATCAGTAAACACTCCTGTTCCAGGACCATACTCCACAATACATTTTGCATGGTCAAAATCAATATCATGCGCCATTTTTTCCGCAAGCTTTTTAGAACTAGGCGCTACAGCTCCAACAGTTCTTGGTGACTTAAAATATTCCATTAAGAACTTTATCCACATAATAATACAACCCTCTCTATATTTTCTTAATTAGAATACATATTTTATTGAACTTAAACAAACTAAATAAAATATATATTCTACTATTAACAAAAGAGACTACCTCTCGATTTTTAAAAACTAGAGATAATCTAAAATATTTTATAAATTTCTTTCTAACTATTTTCTTATTTAATTACAACACTTCTGTGTAGACATATCATGCACAGTTTTAAAAGTTCGCAATCTGTTAACGAATTTTACATATCTAAAAATGTTTAGATGATGAATCTCCAACACAGTGTAAAAGTCAAAAAACTATTTTGGAATCCAATTTTTTCAACCTCTAAATTATAACATAATAAGGAAATAAATTCAATGTTTTACATAAACTAATTAGGTAAAAGTTTATTATTTTAATTTTATTAAGCTCTAATAATTTAAAAATTATAAATAATCATGCTTATTCTTTACAAAACAAATATATTGATCATTATTTGCAATCTAATTTCAACTCCAAATGTAATCTTAGCATATTTCTTAGATTATAATATATGTTTAACTTTTTGCTTTATATCTTCTTAAAAAGGAATATATATCATAAATATCTATAGGGGATAATTCAATATATCTATGCCTCCTAAACTTGTCATTGAAGAAACTTTATTAAAACTTTTAATCTAAGTTTCAAATAAATCTATTTTCTTTTCCATATGCTCTAGAATTATCCCCTTGTACTTATATTATAAGTCCCTCTTGATTAGTATAATTAGTATAAATGGAAAGTTCTATTAAAAACTTAATATGGATATATAGTTATTAATACATCCAATACAAAATAAAGGCATAAATCTGTATTGTAAAATAGCTACCTCAAAACAGATATCTATCCTCTATTTTGAAATAGCTAACACAAAATATATAATTATAAATTTTCTTTTATGAGATTAATCCTCTTCACATATTCTTCATCACTTAAGTATTTTTTCTGAGGATTCATTTCAAATACCCCTCCCCATGAATATCCATCTTTATACTTAGGAACTAAATGAAAGTGAAGATGTGGAAGCGTATCTGAATATGCTCCATAATTTATTTTATCAGGTGAAAAAGTTTTTTTAATCATAGCCGCTACTCTAGTGACATCTTTCATATATAATTCTAATTCCTTATCATCCAATTCAAATAATTCTTTCACATGTTTATCATAAGCAACAATGCATCTTCCTTTATGGCTTTGTTCTTTGAACAAATAAAGAGTTGACACTTCAAGCTTACATATTTCAATCATTAAATTATCAAGTTTTTCATCCTTATCACAATAAAGACAATTATTTTTATTACTCATATTCCGGTCTCCTAACCTAATTTTTTATAGACATATATTAATAACATTTTTATATTTATATAGTACAATTAATTATTTAAGATATACCTTTATATTCTTACATACAATATAGAAGCTATCAAAATAATATTTTAGTACAACTGAAATTAAAATTAGCTGCCTTAAAATAGCAATTTACTTTCTATCTTAAGACAGCTATAATAACTAAATTGAAACGTATCTAGAGATTATGATTATTTTGAGCTATTTTAATATGTTAATATTCTATTAGTCAAAAGAATTAATTTACACTGCTGTTTCTTTCCAAACATTTTCATATTTATATCCAGTAAGATTTTCAACAATTGCCTTTGTTTCTGGAGTTACTTCTTCTTTTGATCCATTGTTTTTTAAACGTTCAACTTCATCTACTAATATACCATGTGTCCTTTTATTAAGTTTGAAAGTTACAGCACAAATTAACGCAATTACAAGTAAAGATATACACCCAACAGCTAAAAGAGTAGCTATAGTTGATACAACTTGTGGTGATTGAGTCGCTTGTCCTTTAACAAACCCACTTTCTTGCAATACAACACCTATAACAAATGTAGCTATTGCCACACTACTTTTTCTAGTAAATGTCATAACTGCCGCAAAAAGACCTTCTCTTCTTTGTCTTGTAACCATTTCATCAACATCAGGAATGAATGGAAATACATTCCATGGAGTAAACTCTAGTAAGCTTCTTCCTACTTGATAAATTGTACCAATTACAAATAGTAGTGCAATATTTGATCCTAAGTTACCTACATAAAGTCCATAAAACGCTAATAAACATACAATCATAATAGAATAAGCCATCTTATATAAGTTACCTGGTCCAACTTTAATCATTAAGAATCCGCCTAATATTGTTACAGGAATACCAATGATGCTAAGTGAAAGTACATTCGCAGCAGTAGTAGATGAAACACCTAAATTAAATACACAGAAATATATAAATACTGAATTAAATAAATCTTTAGCCGTAAATGAACATATATAAATTGCTAAATGTTGTCTAAACGCTCTAATCTTAAATGTAGAAACATAGTCACCAGCAACCTTTACAATAGTCATTAATTGTTCACCAAAACTCTTACTTGTAGAACTATTTAACAACTCTTGTTCCATTTCAGGTGTAAGGTCTCTTTCCCATGTTACTTTATGT from the Clostridium beijerinckii genome contains:
- a CDS encoding class I SAM-dependent methyltransferase, yielding MWIKFLMEYFKSPRTVGAVAPSSKKLAEKMAHDIDFDHAKCIVEYGPGTGVFTDRLMKKIKDHTMLMLVEYNEEFCRELEEKYGEYNNVIIVNDSAENVDKYLKEYNIKEVDYVVSGLPFASLPKNMSNRILKKTKDILKKNGLFITFQYTLLKKGYIGSYFEDISLERVVLNIPPAYVLKCQNT
- the rbsK gene encoding ribokinase, which translates into the protein MKSLCVIGSLNMDLVTTVENFPLAGQTIMGKEFNTFPGGKGGNQAIALGRLGSDVLMVGKIGGDIYGTRYLEVLRNNNVKYDGVSIEKGMSSGVAVIQVSNNGENNIIVVPGANAEVDINYIESKWSLIERADIFLFQLEIPLETVIATMKKLKKQGKTVILDPAPAVDLPDEIFKYVDYLTPNETELETLIGRKINSEENFAEAAQTLFDKGVKVIVAKLGSDGAAIIKKYKCTRVPGFTVDAIDTTAAGDSFNAGFAFALAKEKELKECVIFGNAVGAISTTALGAQEAMPTFERVNKFIRDR
- a CDS encoding methyl-accepting chemotaxis protein translates to MKKIGSVPGRIPLTIKSKLIISFSLIVFLISTVGITSYMTMRSYLVQENIMIEKNVMANDIIILINSIPQDISKYILNPTAENKKIIDDKFININKNQEFIKDNLSGEKALKSFDAVSRMLESYSEEDIKLFESKNATEMVEKNKLMNRFSKLIQNSMQEYMSVELDQQNRARADLAKKSNFTGVLIIVFIVSIGFFSIIFAIFFSIKLGKSLNKIVLLADDIANGNLQVEEYKVNSNDEVSLLASSFNEMTKNLRTMIRGIINNSKDLYESSTMIKDRAKESVKAVNQIAVSTQDAVDGSQYQFSEAKRTEEAVNRLIKMNSTIKEKSNNVLSSANKSLKIAEGGNEKVRSMLNQMNTIKEQVMNIQSVTGILKENSSQIETILDTISKITASTELLALNAAIEAARAGEYGKGFAVVSDEIRKLATSSATSTVEISKILTQIQNYINVLIKSMSIAVNEVMSGSEKVLEVEGAFKNIVESNNDVDGEIKNISGEILVMVNEISAIEKISKNICEISNKSLEGSTDISAIVEEQLATQEEFFASATTLANISSELSNVVSKFRV
- a CDS encoding HIT family protein is translated as MSNKNNCLYCDKDEKLDNLMIEICKLEVSTLYLFKEQSHKGRCIVAYDKHVKELFELDDKELELYMKDVTRVAAMIKKTFSPDKINYGAYSDTLPHLHFHLVPKYKDGYSWGGVFEMNPQKKYLSDEEYVKRINLIKENL
- a CDS encoding MFS transporter — protein: MSNNNRKITIARGVGYGLVDLMGGGAFTIIGAFLLFFYTTFAGLTPIEGASIIAIARIVDAVASLFIGSISDNFYKTKLGKLFGRRRFFLLIGAPLMADYVLLWVTGRSYAFYLVTYLLFEIIAAMVLIPWETLPAEMTKDFTDRTKLSASRMFISATGTFLATFVPGRLIAFFGDKSPQAYFINGLVFAIIYAICILISHKVTWERDLTPEMEQELLNSSTSKSFGEQLMTIVKVAGDYVSTFKIRAFRQHLAIYICSFTAKDLFNSVFIYFCVFNLGVSSTTAANVLSLSIIGIPVTILGGFLMIKVGPGNLYKMAYSIMIVCLLAFYGLYVGNLGSNIALLFVIGTIYQVGRSLLEFTPWNVFPFIPDVDEMVTRQRREGLFAAVMTFTRKSSVAIATFVIGVVLQESGFVKGQATQSPQVVSTIATLLAVGCISLLVIALICAVTFKLNKRTHGILVDEVERLKNNGSKEEVTPETKAIVENLTGYKYENVWKETAV
- a CDS encoding sugar ABC transporter substrate-binding protein, with the translated sequence MGILNFRLRKLSCIVVIILVGSILSACSQAGKVIIDNEPKEDRQKDYIEEVPTQTVTNEKSVDLVPLYEQVRSLKGQEALDFFESLKSKGLSDSDILEFFINLPLSDANKEITDIYKNEKFETYMSTYPTGKPYGNYKWTNGDGTKIKGAFSELDLKLPFSNYVALKSGPVGDSNKKYRIGVAIHGFDQPWNVSLADAAQWEAERHPNVEVDVKDAQWDNDRMADIIDSFVLQKVDGILTWPMVESETTIAPVKRAIEAGIPVVSVDRMTGLEETTSRVTGNFPANGAQCGMYLIWKLAKEGSLNANVVLLRKPSGSTADANRTGHFLKVLSYFPDIHILKSYHDDDNTAEALANMQLALNEYPSIDVVFGTGDHEAIAAYDASKNANRLNSRKDAKKMMFLSIDDSKKAITSVKDGLFEVNTPYTPLISDIGMRTLLNIITKNGSMPHDIITPNIPMVTKDGDTIFGLKTQTPDQWYEYTFGAPIK